The segment catacaaagtctataacattttattatatactttcaatttcatttagaacctaacaataatttattttttacaatttctttatttgtttaactgagtaaaatacgaaaaacacgaaaaatttgaaaattaacgacgtaggtagtaatttgcttgtgtattgattgtgacgtaatgtttgcgggccggaatgtttccgggcatatatcgtgtgatatatgcccgcaaacttttaaagaaaaaagaagagatgaaattgaaagtataatatatatatatatatatatatattctaaacactttgttgaaatatttcgaccatgttaccggtcttcttcagtcgtgtttatctctcatagcaacgtaacgcacGACTACATACGCGAAAGTACTATTacgtcacagtaagtattataaacgtcaaagttgatattacgcgaaaaacatttgaaaaaggtTACTCACCCGACctccaaactccccgtcgaggcctcattacgtcacctacgaatagacctctcctatgtgacgcagcacaatatacagatttgtatattatCAGTCCGTGATTATTAcacaggcaaataacactaaagaagtagttcgcagttaaaagtttgaagatattaatattaagagcattaatataaaagtatggattttatttgaaacataaaatgatcaaaagatcattaaaaattagggagactctgttcaaagtattgtgtaaagtaatgtaCTTGATGTTTGCGTTCTtcttttgaaagttgtttatgtttgacgttatgttttttcgtcattctacagtgacgtcacagtatacgcggcctaagaaatcgctaccccataatgcctaagtggaagagtttggtttttgagcaaacgaactctggtggaagtttgaccCGACCTCGTGGACACATCCTAAAATATGACTATGAGTACAATTGAATAATTGGTATTAGTAatgaaacagaattttagaaatgtttgttcacaaaGCAGTCAACTACTGGCCTAagtgaatacaaacaagaaataatatgttttacggcgtgaccgtgtttgagggcgaagcaaaaaagttttggcattagtatctatatccaaaacatgacaaaaacaacccgaagttagcacgcggacggagctgtctcaaagcatcctaatttttggacatttgatccacctatatattgaacgcgggaaatataccgcaattgatgtaaacagtacattgtgacgtcatattcagcgtcgttatttagcaaatttacaaacaaagcgttttaaccacaacaaaaaacatggcgttaatcgtggagtgattatatatgattaagaaaataagatttacatgcttttacggattttatgtgtaacatctcagaatgacgtgaactagggtagacgagattcaaaatggaggaatacatgtccacgcgctaatattcgaatcgacgccattggtaccaaacttttcaagttccataggtatggtttaatttttcattattttcctatattttccttttaaacatgtatatacgtgttacctatagggagagctccgctctcacggccctatAGAATAATCGTCAATACTATGAGAATCCGTATAGAAATGAATAGCAACAAGGTCATCAGTTTCTCGTCTAATAAATGACAAGTTAAAAACATGCCTTTGGTATAGGGTTACCCCAGTTTCTCCCacatatacaattttgttgcattttttgcaaaacactccataaactacattgctggatttacaattgatataatttttgatatgatatttgttaTTTGTCAACGGCAAGGTTGAGGATggtgagaacggcaaagtacatttgttgtcgaactatcttcttcgcccaaacattctttgattcatgatcatttattacttgtaaCGCACACGTAATAAAATCTTGGGgatatgctataatgcaaaacattctatacgatttcgcgttggaaaattttgtgtttaataacacaaTTAGATGGTAATAAAATAAGTTGAACTTCTTGCTTTtcatgcatggattttgcactgatattttagtgaaacaacacacggttgattcaatctgtaccaaaacactgtcgtttacaaaccaatggatttcggcgtgtcacaccatcgcactttggcgtgtcagaccatcgcactttagagcaagtgtggaccatcgcactttggcgtgtatatatatatatatatatatatatatatatatatatatatatatatttgtgcaCCGTAAACTATTTGATATTATCCCAGATGAGAGATTTAGTACATTCACTCTCAGACAATTTTGGTTGGCCCGATTTGTATAATGCATGTTTTGCGCGCGCCTTCTTCACGAGGTGTACAATGGCGTCCacaagttttgaaatcgagTTCATCGACTGTAGATATAGGAATAAGGACCTATTATATAATAAGATTCATTATGTTAGATAAAGGGTAGTTAGATCTGCACAGATCCAAGAATGGCTAAAAAAAATAGCACGTGGTATGCTAATAAAGCAGTCACATAGTCAGCACTCAGctcatttcggaaagaaagttTGTAAAAAGACAGGCTGTcttttgaaactattttcatttatatctctACAACCTTAGGGTTTTGTATGCGtattttatatacttttttgtttcattttattcataaaatatcGTATTATCTATATCTTTATCCAGATGTAATATAAAAATTAGAGCataatttttcacatttaaattatatatgctatgactgaaaattgtaacaATGAAAGAAAATCTGATAAATATACAAATTCAAAACAATTGGTTCATGCATCAGTCATATCATGAAACAAGTATGGTGCGTATCTTTTTGTTCAATCTTATACCATTTCGAACACAGTTCGCCACAGCGGGAATCAGCCAATGGGATTGTGACTTCGCCGATACAGAAGTTCCTTCCGTATTTATTGTACTGCCATACAGTCACCAACAATGTCGAATCGTCCATGTCTGCTTTTGATATATAATactaaaaaatagagaaaacaCCATGAATGTAGTGCATgtgtaataatgtacattacaTCATAAATTACAACAGGTTTGATTGGTGGATTCtatttgaatttatgaaataatttatacatCGAATACTCCCgtgaatttcaaataaatatattagaATTAAAAACTTTAATACGCTGTTAATAGCGTCAGTAAAGGATGGCCTCATCTTACCCGAAACAACTCATAGAACCTCGGGTTAGTTGTGGCAGGCAGGACTCTCGTTTTCCTTTTGCCATATTTGATTTCAGCAACGACAAGGTATGATTTCACATACCTAGAAATAAAGTGAAATATCATTATTGTTCTGATTTTTTGGGGATGCATAACGCGCTGAAGGATTCGGACATCAATTCTCCTTGTCATACAGTTTGATAAAAGTACTTATTTCAACCATCAAAATCACAACTGTATGGAAATACATTGAATCACTCTACCCAAGTTGATTGTTATGATATTGAGAAAAATTCGTCAGAGATACAAACAGAAATTAATTATATCCATAGAAGTTTGGATGTCCCTTTGTAAAACAGATATTCCTCAGATCTCAGAGATTTTGCAAGCCATAATCTAATTTTCGAACTTTTTACTCTCCAAATGCTAACCTTATTTTTTGATAGCCAAAAATTTCAAGGACCTGAGTACCGAGAGAAAAGTGTGACATAGTTATTTCTTGTCGGTATACATTCATGAAGTTGTCTTACGGGTTCGAGTGTTGTTTCCTTCCATCCACTACCGGAAGGTCACGACACTCCATGATGGTCACATCGAGGCTCTGTGTGCTGTAGTTATATTTCAGGCCTATACACATGGCAGGATCACCTTCATTCTGCAGTTTAGAGTAGTATTCTGTTGGACTCCAAGATTATTTTAGCATAAAATCTAGACTATCAGTGGCGTTTTCTTATTTGCGAAATAAAACGGAGGTTGTATGTCGCCACAAGCGTTAgcactatgaaatctagaaaaacaaaatcctgttctgcatatctaagctaaatcaaaatattcaaCAACAGTATAATATAAGGTTGACtaattgattgaattttgtttaacgtccctctcgaaacttactcatatggagacctcatcattgccggtgaagggctgcaaaatttaggtctatgctcgagtcggcgcttacggcctttgagcagggatggatctttgtCGTGCCATGCCTGCTGTGATACAGGACCTCGGtctttgtggtctcatccgatggaccactccatttagtcgcctcttacgacaggcaaggggtactgaggacctattctaacccggatttttcaattgacctacatgtatgaatCCACTTACCGGACACGATAATATGGGGGTGATTTCAGTTTATTCCCAAGTTAGAAGGGTAACTTTTTCTATATTCTTTCTTACTCCCATGTATAATACTCTAACCAATCACATCCATCGTTTACAAACTGACGCATGCGCAGTATCCTTGCAAGACCGACATGTTGCTACCATGCTAACCTCCGAGAAAGGCAGGGTAACTTGGGTATACATTGTAGTTCAAAAGTCACAATATGTCATGTAAGAGTTGACACTCTCTCCGTTCGATTGCAACTCGGGTACCCCGAGTTCTTACTCGGGCATGTATAATTCGTTTACACCAAGAACAATTTTAGATTGGAATTCACTTCCGGAGGCACTCATAAACACCATAAAACCAGAGGAGTTCAAGTCAACACTGCAGGAAAGTTACCAGCGCGACTAATACCTCGACGGGCACACACCAAGTTCctcaa is part of the Ostrea edulis chromosome 2, xbOstEdul1.1, whole genome shotgun sequence genome and harbors:
- the LOC125667617 gene encoding synaptotagmin-like protein 5; its protein translation is MMRAMVLDLRSPAGKTDSKRLNATMDWCLEMLLWNYTGSGTVGNPEAYLSTYWTNTYWQQTARVTDCPCFENTTYWEDDSESYCISQFDEQSSIKEEDLAFSSFDDLLNVGEKGRNEGDPAMCIGLKYNYSTQSLDVTIMECRDLPVVDGRKQHSNPYVKSYLVVAEIKYGKRKTRVLPATTNPRFYELFRYYISKADMDDSTLLVTVWQYNKYGRNFCIGEVTIPLADSRCGELCSKCR